The sequence CAAATATGGCAATGATCAGGAGTTGCATCTGTATAGCCACACCGATTAAAATTATGCCGGCAATCAGTCTTATTATCCTGAAAAAGCTCCAGTTTTTAACTATTTTGTTCATAAGTTTTTTCCCGATTTGGTTGTAAAAATCCGATAGGAAAACGAGAATGACTGTAACTATTGTTACATATTTAGTTTTAGATTAACAATATCATGGTACAATTGGGTATAGACAGACTACTACTTACTGCATGGGACTGGAAAGCCAGGCGGATAGGTTTCGTAACGAACAATGCGGCTGTTACCTCAAATTTTGAAGCTTCCAGGAAAGCCTTAATAAGAAATGGATTTAATGTTGTCAGGTTATTTTCTCCTGAGCACGGATTGGATACTACCGGTCCGGATGGTCACTTTATGGGAAATACAATGGATAATCTGACAGGTTTGCCGGTAGTGAGCTTATATGGTGAAAAGTTGGCCCCGGATCAGAAGGACTTTGAAGATCTGGATATAATCCTGATTGACCTGCCTGATATTGGTAGTCGTTTTTATACTTATTTATGGACTTTGACTTATGTGCTGGAGGCCGGAGCGCGCTATGGAAAAAAATTGATTGTATTAGACAGGCCTAATCCAATTTCTGGAAATCTCCTGCTAGCCGAAGGTCCGATGCTTGATGAAGTGAATGCCGCCAGTTTTATTGGCAGGTGGGCGATCCCTGTTCGTCATAGCTGTACAATAGGAGAGCTGTCGTATTATTTTAACATGGAAAGAAAAATTGGGTGTGACCTTCAGGTTGTCACATGTACTGGGTGGAGGCGTCATATGTTTCATCCTGATTGGAGCGAATCATTTGTACCTGCTTCTCCTGCTATTAATACTTTTGAGACGGCCTTGCTTTATCCCTGTCTTTGCTTCCTGGAAGCGACAAATATCAGTGAGGGTAGAGGTACCGCTGTGCCTTTTAGGGTAGCAGGTGCTCCATGGATAAATGCAGGAGAGCTGGCGAACATATTTAATGATAATATTAAAACAGCTGTTGTGGCCCGTGAAGTTGATTTCGTGCCGGAAGTGGGTAGATATGCAGGTAATAGTTGCAAAGGTATAATTTTGCATGTGACAGATAGATACCAGTTTCACGCAGTAAAAACGGGGTTACTATTGATTAAGCTGATCATGGATACTTATAAGGGGAGGTTTGAATGGGCACCATACAAAACCCTTGTAAATGGAAAGGGGGAAAACCATTTGACATTATTATTGGGTCAACTGGATGCAGAAGATTTTTTCAAATTGCCTTTTGAGGGTTTTAAGGAGGAGTTGGATAGTTATGTTAGCAATGGGAATTGGAGAGAAAGAGTAGAGCCTATATTGCTATATGAGGACTAAAACGATGGAAGATATGAGAGAGTTATATTTGTTTTAGGTAGGATATGTCGTCTTCCTATTTTCCTTATATTCCAATTACTAATGAGGTAAATGGTAAAAGAATGGAGGAATTAATAGAGCATTTTCCGCGGAAAAATTGCTTCTACCTGCATATCAATCTTACGAAGATAATCGGCTCCATATGTTCCATTCTCCAATCCATTCTTCAATGTTTCCGGCACATAATCGTCGAGAACAGTACAATGGGAGGCAATAATTGTGGCTATTGCACACACTGTATCTGTATCCGAATTCTCTATTTGGTTTACCACATTCAAAAATACATCTGCCATCGTTTTTGCATTCTTCAATGCAGAGAGGGCTTGTGTCACTATCCTCATTGCATTTCCGGGATCATTTTCAATACCATTTTGTTCCCATCCTTCGCCTGACTGCACAATTAAAAACGCCTCCAATTGTTGGCGAGTACCTCCGTGATGCAAAAAATGCACAGACGGTGCTACTGCCAATGCAGATGTAGTCCCTGCGACGCAGTCTACAGGAGAATTTTTTGTGATTGTACAACTTATTCTGTCAATAAAAATGCTTCCAAAACAAGACACTTTTGCCGTGTGTTTTATTTAATACTGTTAGAAGCGGGAGGCTTTTGGTGAATTCCACACAGTCTATAAGTGAAATAGCCTGGAGCTCAATTTTAAGAATAATTCGTACTTCTCTCGTTTTCTTTAAGAAGTAAGAAGGGATAAGTCCTGAAAAAGTTAAGAATATGAAACATGCTAACAAAGATCTTATATAGTCCATCTCGCCTTCCCTAATTCCATATTTTTTTAATAATAAGTAAAAAGTTACATCATTGAGGTAAATAGGATAACTGCCTGCGTTTTAAGGTGTCTAATTTTGTTCCTGAAATAACACATATACAGGAATATGAATACAAATGCGCATTCTGATATCGAAAAAGACTTCAAACCCAAAGGTACTATCGTCTTCATAATTCTATTGCTGCTTCTTACTGTTTTGGTATGGTTCAGCGTGTATAATCTTCAGTTGGAGAGACATTGAGTTAATAATAACTATTATTATGAATAAGTATGAAATAAAAGTCGTTTTACTGAGTAGTTCGGTAATGGCGGTATTCTTTTTTGCTCTCCTTTATAATGTATTTGCCAGGAAAATAGATGTACCTACCTGTATTCCCTATCAGGCATCTTTTCAGCAGTCATTGGTTAAGCAGGTTGATAATACACATTATGAAGTATATGTTATTGCAAAGATGTGGGCCTTTGATCCCGCGGAAATAACGATACCAGTGGGTAGTACAGTTGATTTTTATCTGAGCTCTGCTGATGTGGTACATGGATTCAATATTGAACGAAAGGGAGTCAACCTGATGGCTGTACCGGGTGCTGTTAATAAGGTGACAGTAAAATTTACAGACTATGGAACATATAGAATTGTATGTCATGAATATTGTGGTGCGGGGCATCATAATATGATGGCCCAGGTATTAGTTACTTATTTAAAGAGATAAAGAATGAATATATCAGCATCATATAGAAGAACAATTCTTACCGGTCTTTTTATGCCTATGACACTCTTTATATTGGGTGCTTATAATGGTGTAATGCAAACACTTTACAGAGCAGGCGTTATTCATAAAGCAGCGGTTGCAGGTATTAATTATTATCAGGGACTTACTATGCATGGTGTTATTAATGCTATTGTCCTCACCACATTTTTTGCTGTGGTTTTCGGACATGTAACAATGAGTCATTACCTGAAGAAGGAGCCTCCTGGATGGTCTTACCGCATATCGATGGTATTGATGGTGATTGGTACTTTAATAGATGCGATATTAATGATAATGGGTAAGGCGCAGGCTCTTTATACATTTTATGCCCCGCTTAAAAATTCACCTTTGTTTTATCTGGGTACATCTTTATTGATTGTGGGTAGCTGGGTCGCGTTTTTTGGCTGGATTAAAATGTATATCGATTGGAAGAAGGAACATCCTGACGGGAAAATGCCCATTGCCGTTTTAGGTACGTTCGTGAATTTTACAATGTGGGTTATCAGTAGTATCCCGGTGGCATATGAATCATTGGTATTGTTAATGCCCTGGTCGGCCGGCTGGACAGAAGATATTAATGTGCCGCTTACCCGCATGCTGTTCTGGATGTTTGGACATCCTTTGGTTTATTTTTGGTTATTGCCTGCATATATAGCATTTTATACCATTCTACCCAAAATAAGCGGAGGAAAACTATACTCCGGAAATGCAGCAAGGTTAGCTTTTTTGTTATTTCTTATATTATCTACTCCTGTAGGTGTACATCATCAGTTTAGTGAACCGGTAATGGGGCAGGGAACCAAACTTTGGGTAAGCATACTTACTTATGCGGTGTCTATTCCCAGTTTCATGACTGCATTTACTGTTGGGGCTTCTTTAGAATTGGCAGGGCGAAAACGGGGAGCCAGAGGTTTGTTTGACTGGATGGCAAAATTGCCCTGGTTCCGATCTGAATATTTCCTGTTCGGATATTTCCTGTGTGGGTTGATATTATTCATTTTTGGAGGACTGTCAGGAATCATCAATGCGTCCTATTCTCTCAATCAAATGGTGCATAATACCGGCTGGGTACCTGGGCATTTTCATATGACAGTGGCCGGACCTGTCCTACTGGTAATACTGGGTATGAGTATTTACATGTATAGTACTGTATCCGGAAAGCCTGTAAAATTTTTAACCATGGTTACTATTGTTCCGTACGTTTGGATGATCGGTGTGGCATTACTCTCACATGGATTAATGGCAGGAGGGTTAATGGGGGAACCCCGGAGAACCAATATGGGAATGTCTTATACTAATCCTGAAAGCAATCTGTTTAATTCAAATTGGATACCTACAGCAACAGTTACTATGTTCGGGGGCATCGTGATGGGAGTTGCAGCATTGATATATTTTGTGAGTTTCTTTGCCACAGCACTTGGCAAAAGAACAAAGCAACCAGTTATTTCGCTACCGGAATCAGAAGAATTACATGAAGAAAAACCAATTCCACTGTTACACAATATGAAGCCCTGGATCATTGCCAGTATAATATTGGTAATGCTTACTTACATTCCTTCTTTAATGAACGTATTCAAATACAGCACGCCTGTTCCCAATAAATTCAATGCAGAAAGTCCTGTAAATGAAAGCGGCAATAATGATAAGTATTCTCAACCTGTGACAAATGAAAGAGCTAAGTAAAAGAGCATGGGTACTGTTTTTCGGTATTGCATTTATACTGCCGGCAATGACTTACGGTGCATTATACTGGTACAACCATCGTATTGCAGGCCTGCCTTATTACGGTGAAAATTACAGGTTAGAAACCAGTCGTCCATATTATACAGTTCCTGATTTCTCATTTGTAAATCAGGACGGCAATTTGATTGACAATAATTTTATAAAAGATAAAATATGGGTGGCACATTATTTTTTTACCACCTGTACTACTATTTGTCCAAAAATGATGAATGGGATGAACGATGTGCAGAAAGTATTTGCGGGTAATGATGATGTTCGCCTTGTATCTTTTACTGTAGATCCGGAACAGGATAGCCCTGCTGTTTTAAAACAATATGCTCAATTACGGGACATACAAAGCAAGCAGTGGGGACTATTAACCGGTGATAAGAAAATGCTATATCAATATGCCCGTAAAGGATTGTTTATTGTGGCTACAGACGGGGACGGAGGCGACGGAGACTTTATTCATAGTGAAAAATTGGTGTTGATGGACCGTTTAGGGCATATACGGGGATATTATGATGGAACCGAAAAAAATGACATCCAACTATTGATTAACGATATCAGGCGCTTGCTTGCAGATAATTAGAATTATGAAGAAAAGAATTTTCAAAGGATATTTTGTATTGGGTTTTATTGTGATTTTATTGCTCTTTATGTTTAGCAATGTTGATGCACAGCCAGATGTTACACATGGGAAGCAGTTATTTACTAATCGTTGCGCTGCTTGTCATGCTATAGCAAAAGATGTAACCGGACCGGCGTTAAAAGATGTTGACAAGAGACATACAGAAGACTGGATTATAAAGTTTGTGCAAGGGTCGCAATCTGTTATCAAATCAGGAGATCCAGTTGCTGTTCAATTGTTTGAAAAGTTCAATAATACTATCATGCCCAATCATCCGGATTTGAGTAATGATGATATCAAAAGTATCATTGCCTATATTAAAGATGAAGGTGCAAGACAAGCCGCTTTACCGGCATTGCCCGCTGTAATCAACGATGATAAGCCGTATGCCGGGAAAAGCAGTGTTTTGCATCAGTTAGTTTACTTAGATATTCCAGGTGAGCACCGACCATTAAACCTTCAGTCTCCATTCGTTTTATTATCGCTTGCCGGCATAATTATAGCCCTGGTTTTATGCTTCTGGGTAGTTGTTAAAACTTATGATATCCTCGAAAGGTATCAAAAATCAAAAGAATAGAATTTTCTGGCGTATATCGTCCGGTAAAATCTGAAAAATAAATGCTTAGCCCAATTATAAGGTTTTTTATCAACATTTTAATTCATATTAATTACCTGTCATAACGTCTGCGTAACAAATGTTACCGTTTTACTTATTTGCTGCCAGTACTTTTGTAGCAAATAGGAAGTTAATGAATGCTACAACGTATATTATAAAATTGAGTCTGTTCCTGTTGATGGGAACAAACGGCTTGCTCTCAGTCGCATTTGCGCAGGAAAATACCCGGAATATAAGTCTCACGGAGGCAATCTCAACGGCCCTGTTGAATAACAAAGATATTCATCTGGCACTGCTGGATGAACGTATTGCAGCTTCTGACTATAAGCAAACACAAGCGATCTTTCTTCCACAGGTGGATGTTTCTTATACTGCTATGAGCACGAACAATCCGCTGAATGCCTTTGGCTTCAAGCTACAGCAAAGGACGATAACACAAGGTGATTTTAACCCGGCTACATTGAATCATCCATCTTCTACACCGGATTATATGGCCAAACTGGAATTACAGCAGCCACTGTTGAATATGGATATGCTGTATCAGCGCCGGGGGGCCGAAAAGAAAACAGAGGTTTATCAATATAAAACACAGCGAACCAGGGAGTATTTAACCTTCGAAGTGCAAAAAGCTTACCTGCAGTTACAATTGACTTATACAGCTGTTAAAGTATTGGAAGAGGCTTTGCAGACAACCAATGATGTTTATACTTATACCAAAAATCATTTTGATCAGGGCCTGATTCAAAAATCAGATGTATTAAATGCGCAGGTACAGGTGGCAACAATAACAAGTAATCTTACCAAAGCAAACAGTAATATCCGTAACGCATCTGACCATCTCAGTTTATTGATGGGTGAAAAAACCGGCACCATATACAAAATCACGGATGGCTTTACAACGGCTCCGCAAATGCCTGATGCCGTGCGGGATGTTACTTTTTCAAGAGCAGATTTTATGGCTATGCAAAAAGCGGTGGAAGCATCTGACCTGGTGATCAGGTCAACACAAATGAAATACCTGCCCAGATTGAATGCATTTGGAAACTTTCAATACAATGATAATAGTATGGTGGGTTTTGGTGCGAATGCCTATCTCGTTGGTGTGCAATTGTCATGGAATATTTTTAATGGTAACCGTACTAAGAACACGATCACTACCCAAAAGCTGGAACGTGATAAGTTAGTTACACAATTAGAAGATAAAAAGAATCAAAGCCAGTTGGAATTGGATAAAGCTTATCGTGATCTGGCTGATGCCCGGTCAGAAACCGGAAGGGGGGAAGTATCCGTTGAGCAGGCGGCGGAAGCGTTACGCATTATACAGAACCGGTATGAGCAGGGGCTGGTGAACACGACAGACGTATTGTTGGCTCAAATGCAACTTTCGCAACAAAAATTATTGCTGGCACAGGCACAGTTCTCTGCTAATGTGACCCTGGCTTACCTGCAATTTTTAACCACAAGCACTAATAAATAAATTTTCATAAATGAATAGCGTTTACATCTCAAAAACAATAGCACTTATATGCACCGGTTTTGGATTATTATCCTTAACCTCATGTTCTTCACATGAGAATACGGATAATAAAACAAGCACAGATAGCGCAATAGTCGTAACGGTCGCCACTCCTTCATCGACAGGACAATCGGGGTTAAATATAAGTGGTCAGATTGAAGCGGGTGAAACAGCTGGTATCAGCACGAGGGTGATGGGTTACATTACTATGATAAATGTAAAAGTGGGGGATAAGGTGAGTAATGGACAATTGTTGGTTACTATCAGCAATCAGGATATACTGGCAAAAAGGGCGCAGACGGATGCAATGATCACTGAAGCAGATGCTGCCTATAAAAACGCGCAAAAGGATTTTGAGCGCTTTACTAATCTATACAAGCAGCAAAGTGCTTCCGCAAAGGAACTTGAAAATATCAGCCTGCAGTATACATCTGCGAAATCCCGGCTGGAAAGTGCAAAACAGATGCGCAATGAAGTAAACGCAAGCCTGAGTTATACCCGTTTAATCGCACCTTTTAGTGGTGTGGTTACTCAAAAGCTGGCTGACGTAGGCAACATGGCCAATCCTGGTATGCCGATATTAACGCTGGAACAAAGTGGCAGTTACCAGGTAAGTGCTGCTGTTCCTGAAAATGCCATCAGCCGGATCCGTCAGGGATCAGCCGCAATCATTAGTGTTAGCGCAGTGAATAAAACCATCAATGGGAAAATTTCCCAGATTAGTCAGTCCTCAGAATTTTCAGGCGGGCAGTACGTCATCAAGGTGCAAATTCCTGATCATGAAAAAGAGGGTTTGTATGCAGGCATGTATGCCAATGTATCTATTCCTGTGGCAGCAGCCAGTGAGATAAAGAATGATCAGGTGATGGTACCGCTTTCCTGTATTGAGCATAAAGATGCATTAACCGGGCTATATACTGTGGGTAATAACAGCACTGCTCTATTACGCTGGGTGAGGCTGGGAAAAGCAAATGGGAATCTGGTGGAAGTGCTGAGTGGATTAGCTGCAAACGAACAGTTTATTGTTAATGCTGAAGGCCGGTTATTTAACGGTGCTGCTGTTCAGATAAAAAAATAATAACGATGAAAAATGGATTCTCAGGGAATATAGCAAAGGCTTTTATACAGTCGAAATTAACGATACTGCTGATGATCGCCTTTTTGTTGATTGGCGGTTACAGTACTTTTTTAATTCCTCGTGAAGAAGAGCCACAGATAAAGGTACCAATGGCCGATATCTTTATTGGTTATCCTGGAGCATCACCCAAAGATGTGGAAACGAAAGTGGCTATTCCGGTGGAAAAAATGGTCTCCAACATTAAAGGAGTGGAATATGTGTATTCCACTTCAATGCAGGGACAAGCGATGTTGGTAGTACAGTTTAATGTAGGGGAAGATGTGGAGCGCTCATTGGTGAAATTATACAGTGAGCTTATGAAAAATATGGATAGGATGCCACAGGGGGTTACGCTGCCTCTGATTAAAACCAGGGCGATAGATGATGTGCCGGTATTAGGTTTAACCCTATGGAGTGATAAATATGATGATTACCAGTTGAAACAGATTGGACAGGAGCTGGCGAATGAGGTGAAAAAGATAAATGACGTTTCGGATGTCAATATTATTGGTGGGCGAAACAGCGAGGTGAAAGTTTTGCTGGATAAGAATAGAATGGCAGAAAACCATGTAGATTTTTTATCTGTCAGCAAACAGGTGCAGGCAAGTAATGTGCAGTTGGCAGGTGGTACGTTGCTTCAAAAGGATACGGCGTTTTCAGTTGAAACAGGAAATTTTCTGACTTCTTCAGATGATGTGGGTAATCTGGTAGTGGGTATTAATCAACAGCACCCCGTTTATCTAAAGGAGATTGCAACAGTGGTAGAAGATGCAGAAACGCCCAGACAGTATGTATTGTTTGGTTATGGGAGTGCAGATGCTGCAAACGCAAACGCTCATACATTCAAATCCAATTACCCGGCCGTTACGCTTTCCATTGCCAAGAAAAAAGGTGCAGATGCCATGCAATTATCAGAACAGATCCTGAGCAAGGTGAAACATCTGGAGAAGGGGCTGCTTCCTGGTGATGTACATTTAACTGTTACCCGGAACTACGGGGAAAGTGCGTCGGATAAAGTAGGCGAATTGCTGTTCCACTTGTTTATCGCTATTGTAGTGGTTACTGTGTTTGTGATGCTGGCGATGGGATGGCGTGGTGGTCTGGTCGTGTTTTTGTCAGTACCTGTCACCTTTGCACTTACCTTGTTCGCCTACTATTTTATGCACTACACGCTTAACAGGATCACCTTGTTCGCGTTAGTGTTTATAACAGGTATTGTGGTGGATGATTCTATCATTATAGCAGAGAACATGCACCGTCACTTTAAAATGAAAAAGTTACCACCATTACAGGCCGCCATTTATGCCATTAATGAGGTGGGCAATCCAACGATACTGGCTACTTTTACGGTGATTGCAGCAGTACTGCCAATGGCTTTTGTATCCGGTATGATGGGACCATATATGAGCCCTATGCCTATAGGAGCCTCTATTGCCATGATACTATCACTGATCGTTGCACTTACATTAACACCTTATCTGGGATATATTTTCCTGCGTGAGAAAGAAAAACATGGTGTGGTGCATGAAGATAGCAATGCACCATTACTGGAATCAACCCGTATCTATAAAATATATCGTTCCTTTATTAATCCTTTACTGGAAACCCGCTGGAAACGCTGGACGTTCATACTAAGTATAGTGGTGATTCTGTTCGCTTCACTGTCTATGTTTTATACTAAAGCCGTTGCGGTAAAAATGCTGCCTTTTGATAATAAGAACGAGTTCCAGGTAGTGATAGATATGCCGGAAGGTACGACGCTTGAAAAAACGCAGGCTGCAGCGAAAGATATTGCCAGCTATGTTGCACACCAGCCTATGGTTAAAAATTATCAGACCTATATCGGGACTTCAGCCCCAATCAGTTTTAATGGACTGGTAAGGCACTACGATTTGCGCCGTGGTGATAATGTGGCTGATATACAGATTAACCTGGTAGATAAAAAGAACAGGAGTATCCAGAGCCATGATATTGCTAAAGAAATGCGTGGAGCCGTACAATCTATCGCCAGGAAATATAATGCCAATGTGAAGGTGGTGGAAGTGCCGCCAGGACCTCCGGTATTATCAACTCTAGTTGCAGAAATTTATGGGCCTGATTATAATGAGCAGATCAGAATCGCCGGCGAGGTAAAAAAAATACTTGGCACCACCAATGATGTGGTAGATGTGGACTGGATGACAGAAGCAGACCAGCCGGAGTATCATTTAGAAGTTGATAAAGAAAAGGCAATGCGTTATGGCATAGCTACCGGGCAGGTTGCCGCAACAGTTAATGCTGCATTGTCTGGCATGTCTGCAGGAAATATATCTCAGCCGGCGGCATTTGTTCAAACAGGCATAAAGCTGCAATTGAGTGATCCTGATAAGAGCAATATAGACGATGTACTAAACCTGAAAGTTATAGGCATGCAGGGCAATGCCGTACCGATAAGGGATCTCGTAAATGTTACCCGTCAATTAAAACCCAAAAGTATTTACCGCAAAAATCAGAAGGAAGTGGTGTATGTGCTGGCAGATATGGCGGGGGATTTAGAGAGCCCATCTTATGCCATATCAGATGTATCAGATCATTTAAAAAGCATCAGGTTGCCTAAGGGATTTTCTCTAAAAGAGGAATATACTCATCAGCCGGAACTGGAAGATAACTACAGCCTGAAATGGGATGGAGAGTGGCAGATCACTTTTGAAGTTTTTCGTGATCTGGGTATTGCTTTCGCTGTGGTGATCATCATGATCTATATTTTGATTGTTGGATGGTTTCAGAATTTTACTGTACCCTTAGTGATGCTTGCTGCTATCCCGTTGTCATTAATTGGGATTGTATTGGGGCATTGGATGATGCATGCATATTTCACGGCCACCTCTATGATCGGTTTTATTGCATTGGCGGGTGTCATGGTGCGAAATTCCATACTACTTATTGACTTCGTAAATATCCGGCTGAAAGAAGGGATCCCTTTAAAGCGGGCAATTATTGAAGCAGGTGCTGTACGTACCACTCCGATATTACTGACGGCAGGAGCGGTGGCGCTGGGAGCGGTCATCATTTTGTTTGACCCGATCTTCCAGGGATTAGCCATATCGTTAATGGGCGGGACAATTACGTCTACTTTCCTGACATTAATCGTAGTGCCATTATTATACTTTAAGATGATGCGTAAAAAAAACTTAAAATCTGAATGATGAAATTATTTGTAGTAACCTCTTTGAAAGAGTACCTGGGGGATATATCCAAAATATTTAATCAGGCCAATATTCATGTTTTCAGCACTGTTGATATTGTTGGTCATAAACAGGATAAACCTCCTGATCTTCTGGATGACTGGTTTGCCAGTGGTGGTGAAGATATTGATTCAATGATGATCTTCTCTTTTACGAGCGAAGCCGGAGCCGATCATGGAATGAAGCTTATCGTTGATTATAATAAAAATCTTAAAGAAAACTTTCCGGTTAGAGCATTCGTTTTGCCCGTTGAAAGATCTGTTTAATTATACAATTATTAAAAAATGATAGAAAGAATAGTCCGTGTAGTTGCCGGCACGTTTTTCCTGACAAGTATAACATTAGCTTATACTTTAAATACCAACTGGCTATGGTTAGGTGTTTTCGTAGGCCTCAACTTATTACAATCTGCATTCACTGGCTTTTGCCCGCTGGAGAAGATTTTAAAAGCTCTGGGTGTCAACAACCAATAATAGTAGAATGTAACGGGTATAACAAAAGTGTTTTCATTAAAACTGGTTTTATGGATTTTTTCAAACAATTATTTAGTGGTTTTCCAGCAATTGATCTGGGGAAAATTATTAAAGATGGTGCGTTTTTAGTGGACGTACGTACTGCTGCAGAATTTGCCAATGGGCATGTGAAGGGTTCGGTAAATATACCCCTGGATCAGATAGCTTCGCAGCTTTCCAGATTTAAGGATAAAAAAAGCATCGTTGTATTTTGTCAAAGCGGTGGCAGAAGCAGTCAGGCTAAGTCTATTCTGGAAAAGAATGGATTTAGCCAGGTGATCAATGGCGGGAGCTGGAATAATGTTGCTAAATATTGCCAGGCATAATAAGCACAGTAGAAAAGTTCAACAGATGCACTATTCAGAGAATACAATGTTCCGGATTAACG is a genomic window of Chitinophaga sp. LS1 containing:
- a CDS encoding DUF2892 domain-containing protein — protein: MIERIVRVVAGTFFLTSITLAYTLNTNWLWLGVFVGLNLLQSAFTGFCPLEKILKALGVNNQ
- a CDS encoding efflux RND transporter permease subunit — protein: MKNGFSGNIAKAFIQSKLTILLMIAFLLIGGYSTFLIPREEEPQIKVPMADIFIGYPGASPKDVETKVAIPVEKMVSNIKGVEYVYSTSMQGQAMLVVQFNVGEDVERSLVKLYSELMKNMDRMPQGVTLPLIKTRAIDDVPVLGLTLWSDKYDDYQLKQIGQELANEVKKINDVSDVNIIGGRNSEVKVLLDKNRMAENHVDFLSVSKQVQASNVQLAGGTLLQKDTAFSVETGNFLTSSDDVGNLVVGINQQHPVYLKEIATVVEDAETPRQYVLFGYGSADAANANAHTFKSNYPAVTLSIAKKKGADAMQLSEQILSKVKHLEKGLLPGDVHLTVTRNYGESASDKVGELLFHLFIAIVVVTVFVMLAMGWRGGLVVFLSVPVTFALTLFAYYFMHYTLNRITLFALVFITGIVVDDSIIIAENMHRHFKMKKLPPLQAAIYAINEVGNPTILATFTVIAAVLPMAFVSGMMGPYMSPMPIGASIAMILSLIVALTLTPYLGYIFLREKEKHGVVHEDSNAPLLESTRIYKIYRSFINPLLETRWKRWTFILSIVVILFASLSMFYTKAVAVKMLPFDNKNEFQVVIDMPEGTTLEKTQAAAKDIASYVAHQPMVKNYQTYIGTSAPISFNGLVRHYDLRRGDNVADIQINLVDKKNRSIQSHDIAKEMRGAVQSIARKYNANVKVVEVPPGPPVLSTLVAEIYGPDYNEQIRIAGEVKKILGTTNDVVDVDWMTEADQPEYHLEVDKEKAMRYGIATGQVAATVNAALSGMSAGNISQPAAFVQTGIKLQLSDPDKSNIDDVLNLKVIGMQGNAVPIRDLVNVTRQLKPKSIYRKNQKEVVYVLADMAGDLESPSYAISDVSDHLKSIRLPKGFSLKEEYTHQPELEDNYSLKWDGEWQITFEVFRDLGIAFAVVIIMIYILIVGWFQNFTVPLVMLAAIPLSLIGIVLGHWMMHAYFTATSMIGFIALAGVMVRNSILLIDFVNIRLKEGIPLKRAIIEAGAVRTTPILLTAGAVALGAVIILFDPIFQGLAISLMGGTITSTFLTLIVVPLLYFKMMRKKNLKSE
- a CDS encoding rhodanese-like domain-containing protein, translated to MDFFKQLFSGFPAIDLGKIIKDGAFLVDVRTAAEFANGHVKGSVNIPLDQIASQLSRFKDKKSIVVFCQSGGRSSQAKSILEKNGFSQVINGGSWNNVAKYCQA